The proteins below are encoded in one region of Metabacillus dongyingensis:
- the clpC gene encoding ATP-dependent protease ATP-binding subunit ClpC: MMFGRFTERAQKVLALAQEEAVRLGHNNIGTEHILLGLVREGEGIAAKALTALGLGSDKIQKEVESLIGRGQEISQTIHYTPRAKKVIELSMDEARKLGHSYVGTEHILLGLIREGEGVAARVLNNLGVSLNKARQQVLQLLGSNESGSGHQGGSMNNANTPTLDSLARDLTAIAREGSLDPVIGRSKEIQRVIEVLSRRTKNNPVLIGEPGVGKTAIAEGLAQQIVNNEVPEILRDKRVMTLDMGTVVAGTKYRGEFEDRLKKVMDEIRQAGNIILFIDELHTLIGAGGAEGAIDASNILKPSLARGELQCIGATTLDEYRKYIEKDAALERRFQPIQVDEPTAEESILILKGLRDRYEAHHRVSITDEAIDAAVKLSDRYISDRFLPDKAIDLIDEAGSKVRLRSFTTPPNLKELEMKLEEVRKEKDASVQSQEFEKAASLRDTEQRLREQLEETKKTWKEKQGQENSEVTVEDIAMVVASWTGIPVSRLAQKETDKLLNMEQILHNRVIGQDEAVVAVAKAVRRARAGLKDPKRPIGSFVFLGPTGVGKTELARALAESIFGDEDAMIRIDMSEYMEKHSTSRLVGSPPGYVGYEEGGQLTEKVRRKPYSVVLLDEIEKAHPDVFNILLQVLEDGRLTDSKGRTVDFRNTILIMTSNVGASELKRNKYVGFNVQDEAQDYKDMKGKVMSELKKAFRPEFLNRIDEIIVFHSLEKKHIKEIVTLMADQLMKRLAEQDLVLELTDAAQDKIADEGFDPEYGARPLRRAIQKHVEDRLSEELLRGTIEKGQKVVLDVTDGEFIVKSSEAEAEKIK, from the coding sequence ATGATGTTTGGAAGATTCACTGAGCGGGCTCAAAAAGTTCTTGCACTGGCACAAGAGGAAGCAGTTCGACTGGGACATAATAATATCGGCACAGAACATATTCTTCTTGGTCTTGTACGTGAAGGCGAAGGAATTGCTGCAAAAGCACTGACAGCACTTGGCCTTGGTTCAGATAAAATTCAAAAAGAAGTAGAGAGCCTAATCGGGAGAGGGCAAGAAATTTCTCAAACGATTCACTATACTCCGCGGGCGAAAAAAGTCATCGAGCTTTCAATGGATGAAGCAAGAAAGCTTGGTCATTCTTACGTTGGCACTGAGCATATCCTTTTAGGTCTTATCCGTGAAGGTGAAGGTGTAGCAGCAAGAGTTCTTAACAATCTTGGAGTAAGTTTAAATAAAGCACGCCAGCAAGTTCTTCAGCTTTTGGGCAGCAATGAATCAGGATCGGGGCATCAGGGCGGCTCAATGAACAATGCCAATACACCCACCCTTGACAGTCTTGCACGCGACTTGACTGCCATTGCACGTGAAGGCAGCTTAGACCCTGTTATCGGCCGAAGCAAAGAGATTCAGAGGGTCATTGAGGTACTGAGCCGCAGAACGAAAAACAATCCAGTCTTAATTGGGGAGCCTGGAGTAGGTAAAACGGCAATCGCAGAGGGATTGGCTCAGCAGATCGTAAATAATGAGGTTCCTGAAATTCTCCGTGATAAACGAGTGATGACTCTAGATATGGGAACTGTTGTAGCAGGAACGAAATACCGCGGTGAGTTTGAGGACCGTCTTAAGAAAGTGATGGACGAAATTCGCCAGGCTGGCAACATTATTTTATTCATTGATGAATTGCATACACTAATTGGAGCTGGAGGCGCAGAGGGCGCAATCGACGCTTCAAATATTCTTAAGCCATCACTTGCAAGAGGTGAATTGCAGTGTATTGGAGCAACAACTCTTGATGAGTACCGCAAATATATTGAAAAAGATGCTGCTTTGGAACGACGCTTCCAGCCAATCCAGGTTGATGAGCCTACAGCTGAAGAAAGCATCCTGATTTTAAAAGGGCTTCGTGACCGCTATGAGGCTCATCACAGAGTATCCATTACAGATGAAGCGATCGATGCTGCAGTAAAACTATCAGACCGTTACATTTCAGATCGGTTCTTACCAGATAAGGCGATCGATTTGATTGATGAGGCAGGTTCAAAAGTGCGCCTTCGTTCATTCACGACTCCTCCAAATTTAAAAGAGCTTGAAATGAAGCTTGAAGAAGTGCGAAAAGAAAAGGATGCATCTGTTCAGAGCCAGGAGTTTGAAAAGGCAGCTTCATTGCGCGATACAGAACAGCGCCTTCGTGAACAGCTTGAGGAAACGAAGAAAACATGGAAAGAAAAACAAGGTCAGGAAAACTCCGAGGTCACAGTTGAGGATATTGCCATGGTTGTGGCCAGCTGGACTGGAATACCTGTATCACGACTTGCTCAAAAAGAAACAGATAAACTTCTGAACATGGAGCAAATCCTCCATAACCGTGTAATTGGCCAAGACGAGGCTGTTGTTGCAGTTGCGAAAGCCGTACGCCGTGCAAGAGCAGGCTTAAAGGATCCAAAGCGCCCAATCGGTTCTTTCGTTTTCTTGGGACCTACTGGAGTAGGGAAAACAGAGCTTGCACGTGCACTTGCAGAATCTATTTTTGGTGACGAAGATGCCATGATCCGCATTGATATGTCTGAATATATGGAGAAGCATTCTACATCCAGACTTGTCGGTTCACCTCCAGGGTATGTCGGCTATGAGGAAGGCGGACAACTGACAGAGAAAGTGCGCAGAAAGCCTTACTCAGTTGTACTTCTTGATGAGATTGAAAAAGCACATCCGGATGTCTTTAACATTCTCCTTCAAGTTCTAGAGGATGGACGTTTAACAGATTCTAAAGGAAGAACAGTTGATTTCAGAAATACGATTTTAATCATGACTTCTAATGTAGGGGCAAGCGAGCTTAAACGCAACAAATACGTTGGCTTCAATGTACAGGACGAAGCGCAGGATTATAAAGATATGAAAGGCAAGGTAATGAGTGAACTCAAAAAAGCATTCAGACCTGAGTTCTTAAACCGTATTGACGAAATCATCGTGTTCCATTCTCTTGAGAAGAAGCACATTAAAGAAATCGTAACGCTGATGGCGGATCAGTTGATGAAACGTCTAGCAGAGCAGGATCTAGTGCTTGAGCTGACGGATGCCGCTCAGGATAAAATAGCAGATGAGGGATTTGATCCTGAATATGGTGCCCGTCCTCTAAGAAGAGCCATTCAAAAGCATGTAGAAGATCGTCTGTCAGAAGAGCTGCTGAGAGGCACAATCGAGAAAGGCCAAAAAGTCGTACTTGATGTAACGGACGGTGAATTTATCGTAAAAAGCTCTGAGGCAGAAGCAGAGAAAATAAAATAA
- the radA gene encoding DNA repair protein RadA, which produces MAKTKSKFMCLTCGYESAKWMGKCPGCGAWNTMTEEIVKTGTANRRVAFAHSAPGQTANKPSPITNIETTQEPRIKTNLQEFNRVLGSGIVRGSLVLIGGDPGIGKSTLLLQVSSQLADNGNDVLYISGEESVKQTKMRADRLGVKSEKLYVLAETDLEFISKAIDETNPAFVIVDSIQTVFQSDITSAPGSVSQVRECTAELMRLAKTKGIAIFIVGHVTKEGSIAGPRILEHMVDTVLYFEGERHHTYRILRAVKNRFGSTNEMGIFEMKESGLEEVLNPSEIFLEERSKGAAGSTVVASMEGTRPVLVEIQALISPTSFGNPRRMATGIDHNRVPLLMAVLEKRVGLLLQNQDAYLKVAGGVKLDEPAIDLAIAVSIASSFKDVPSKATDIIIGEVGLTGEVRRVSRIEQRVMEAAKLGFKRAIVPEANIGGWTVPGDIEVVGVKNVSEALQTTLGG; this is translated from the coding sequence ATGGCTAAAACAAAATCGAAATTCATGTGTCTGACGTGCGGATATGAATCTGCCAAATGGATGGGGAAATGTCCAGGCTGCGGCGCATGGAACACGATGACAGAGGAAATTGTCAAAACAGGAACTGCAAATAGAAGAGTTGCCTTTGCGCACTCAGCTCCAGGTCAAACCGCCAATAAACCTTCACCCATTACAAACATTGAAACAACTCAAGAACCGCGCATTAAAACAAACCTGCAGGAATTTAACCGTGTCCTTGGAAGCGGAATTGTAAGGGGCTCCTTAGTGTTAATAGGAGGAGATCCTGGTATAGGAAAATCAACACTTCTGCTTCAAGTTTCTTCTCAGTTAGCCGACAATGGAAACGATGTCTTATATATTTCAGGCGAAGAATCGGTCAAGCAAACGAAAATGAGGGCTGACAGACTTGGTGTTAAATCTGAAAAGCTCTATGTACTTGCTGAAACAGATCTTGAATTTATTTCAAAAGCGATTGATGAAACGAATCCTGCATTTGTAATCGTGGATTCGATCCAAACGGTTTTTCAAAGTGACATTACATCTGCACCGGGGAGTGTTTCACAAGTGCGGGAATGTACTGCTGAACTGATGAGACTCGCGAAAACAAAAGGCATTGCGATCTTTATTGTGGGACATGTCACGAAGGAAGGGTCCATTGCAGGTCCGAGAATCCTAGAACACATGGTTGATACCGTGCTTTATTTTGAAGGAGAACGTCATCATACGTACCGGATTTTAAGGGCGGTGAAAAACCGCTTTGGCTCTACAAATGAAATGGGTATTTTTGAAATGAAAGAAAGCGGTCTTGAGGAGGTACTGAACCCTTCAGAGATTTTTCTTGAGGAACGTTCAAAAGGTGCAGCTGGCTCAACGGTTGTTGCATCGATGGAAGGAACAAGGCCGGTTCTTGTGGAAATTCAGGCGTTAATCTCGCCTACAAGCTTCGGGAATCCGCGAAGAATGGCAACCGGGATTGACCATAATCGTGTACCGCTGTTAATGGCTGTCCTTGAGAAAAGAGTTGGCTTGCTTCTGCAAAACCAGGATGCCTATTTAAAAGTGGCAGGAGGAGTGAAATTAGATGAACCTGCTATTGATTTAGCAATAGCAGTCAGCATAGCTTCAAGCTTTAAGGACGTACCATCAAAAGCGACGGATATCATTATTGGAGAAGTAGGCTTAACAGGCGAAGTCAGACGCGTTTCAAGAATCGAACAGCGCGTCATGGAAGCAGCCAAGCTTGGGTTTAAGCGTGCAATCGTTCCAGAGGCCAACATTGGGGGATGGACGGTGCCGGGGGACATCGAGGTTGTGGGAGTAAAGAACGTCTCAGAGGCCCTGCAGACTACATTAGGGGGGTAG
- the disA gene encoding DNA integrity scanning diadenylate cyclase DisA has protein sequence MIDKEKKTHEKSMKEILQFIAPGTPLRAGIENVLRAKTGGLIVVGFSDKVKELVDGGFYINSAFSPAHLYELAKMDGAIILSDSGNKILYANAQLVPNAFIGSIETGMRHRTAERVAKQTGNLVVAISQRRNVITLYYGELRYALRDIGVILTKANQAIQTLEKYRTVLDQSIINLGALEFEELVTFDELLQVIHRIEMVLRIKNEILNYINELGTEGHLIRLQLNELLSDIEEEAALVIKDYCFDKTLDPKYVLDQFQVLTNTELLDDMVLLRLLGYSAHFTNLEDLVMPRGYRVLKKIPRLPPVIIENLVNKFTNLKLITRATVEQLDEVDGIGEVRAKKIKEGLRRLQEQLLIDRQI, from the coding sequence ATGATTGATAAAGAGAAAAAAACACATGAAAAAAGCATGAAAGAAATCTTGCAATTTATTGCTCCGGGGACACCTCTCAGAGCTGGAATTGAAAACGTATTGCGGGCAAAAACCGGAGGTCTGATTGTGGTCGGCTTCAGTGATAAAGTAAAAGAGCTGGTAGATGGAGGATTTTACATAAACTCTGCATTTTCCCCGGCTCATCTTTATGAACTGGCTAAAATGGACGGAGCTATTATCCTGAGTGATTCGGGCAATAAAATATTATATGCAAATGCTCAGCTTGTTCCAAATGCTTTTATAGGGTCAATCGAAACAGGTATGCGTCACCGTACGGCAGAGAGAGTGGCGAAGCAGACAGGCAATCTGGTAGTAGCCATTTCACAAAGAAGAAATGTTATTACTCTTTATTACGGAGAGCTTCGTTATGCACTGAGAGACATCGGGGTAATCTTAACGAAGGCAAACCAGGCCATTCAGACGCTTGAGAAATACCGCACCGTTCTTGATCAGTCAATCATAAATCTTGGAGCACTGGAATTTGAAGAACTTGTAACATTTGATGAATTGCTGCAGGTGATTCACCGGATTGAAATGGTTCTTAGAATAAAAAATGAAATCCTAAATTATATTAATGAACTTGGAACGGAAGGGCACCTGATCCGTTTACAGCTGAACGAATTGCTGTCAGATATAGAAGAGGAAGCAGCGCTTGTCATTAAAGATTATTGTTTTGATAAAACACTTGATCCTAAATATGTACTCGATCAATTTCAGGTTCTCACAAATACGGAGCTCTTAGATGACATGGTCCTGCTGAGGCTTCTTGGATATTCAGCACATTTTACCAATCTCGAGGATTTAGTTATGCCCCGTGGCTACAGAGTTCTTAAAAAGATTCCTCGCCTTCCGCCTGTAATAATTGAAAATTTAGTGAACAAATTTACAAATCTGAAACTTATTACGCGTGCAACCGTAGAACAGTTGGATGAGGTTGATGGAATTGGCGAAGTTCGGGCGAAAAAAATTAAAGAAGGTCTGCGCAGGCTGCAGGAGCAACTGCTGATTGATCGTCAAATATAG
- a CDS encoding PIN/TRAM domain-containing protein has protein sequence MLKRIVQIFFLFLGGTLGIFFMPELMRLLNLQDIPFINSPYALAILGAILFYIATFWLVDYVINWVKLLEESLVKAPVTDVLFGSLGLIVGLIIAFLIVNVIPFKDIQYQVFSTIIPIFLTLLLGYLGFQVGFKRKDELINLFSISGKIGKKKGAGEEETETEDKKLKILDTSVIIDGRIADICQTGFLEGTIVIPQFVLEELQHIADSSDALKRNRGRRGLDILNRIQKELSIKVEIYEGDFDEIQEVDSKLVKLAKLTSGVVVTNDFNLNKVCELQGVAVLNINDLANAVKPVVLPGEEMKVQVIKDGKEHNQGVAYLDDGTMIVVEDGRDYIGKHIDVIVTSVLQTSAGRMIFAKPKLLEKAL, from the coding sequence ATGTTAAAGCGTATTGTGCAGATCTTTTTCCTGTTTCTTGGAGGAACTCTAGGCATTTTCTTTATGCCGGAGCTTATGAGATTGTTAAATCTACAAGACATACCTTTTATTAATTCACCATATGCATTAGCCATTTTAGGAGCAATATTATTCTATATAGCAACGTTCTGGCTTGTCGATTATGTAATTAACTGGGTAAAGCTCTTAGAAGAATCACTGGTAAAGGCACCTGTAACGGATGTTCTATTTGGTAGTTTAGGATTGATTGTCGGACTTATAATTGCCTTTCTTATCGTAAATGTTATTCCGTTTAAAGACATCCAATATCAAGTGTTCAGTACGATTATTCCGATCTTTCTTACACTTTTGCTTGGGTACCTTGGTTTTCAGGTCGGATTCAAGCGGAAAGATGAGTTAATCAATCTTTTCTCTATTTCCGGCAAAATCGGAAAGAAAAAAGGCGCTGGCGAGGAAGAAACAGAAACAGAAGACAAAAAGCTTAAAATTTTGGATACAAGCGTAATTATCGACGGCAGAATCGCAGATATCTGCCAGACGGGATTTTTAGAAGGCACAATTGTGATTCCTCAATTTGTACTTGAAGAACTGCAGCACATTGCCGATTCCTCTGATGCATTAAAACGAAATCGCGGAAGACGCGGACTTGATATCTTGAACCGCATTCAAAAGGAGCTGTCCATTAAAGTAGAGATTTATGAGGGCGACTTTGATGAAATACAAGAGGTTGACAGCAAACTCGTAAAACTGGCCAAGCTTACATCAGGCGTCGTGGTAACAAACGATTTTAACTTAAACAAAGTATGTGAGCTTCAGGGTGTAGCAGTATTAAATATCAATGACTTAGCAAACGCTGTGAAGCCGGTTGTATTGCCTGGGGAAGAAATGAAAGTACAAGTCATTAAAGATGGAAAAGAACATAATCAGGGCGTCGCCTATTTAGATGACGGCACGATGATTGTTGTTGAAGATGGAAGAGATTATATAGGCAAGCACATTGATGTTATTGTTACTAGTGTGCTGCAGACATCTGCCGGAAGAATGATTTTTGCTAAACCCAAGCTGCTGGAAAAAGCATTGTAG
- the ispD gene encoding 2-C-methyl-D-erythritol 4-phosphate cytidylyltransferase, with amino-acid sequence MKYEVVIPAAGQGKRMNAGKNKQFIELDGIPVIVHTLKVFEYDPQCTGILLVVNPNERDIFAAMADQYEISKIKGLISGGSERQHSVYNGLKAASSEIVLVHDGARPFIKKNMMTKLVKAASEDGAATVAVPVKDTIKRVLNSEVIETVERSSLWAVQTPQAFRLSDILTAHEEALQSGFLGTDDASLIERSGRKVQVIEGDYTNIKLTTPDDLLLAKAILESERGET; translated from the coding sequence ATGAAGTATGAAGTAGTCATTCCTGCTGCAGGACAAGGAAAGCGAATGAATGCAGGGAAGAACAAGCAATTCATTGAGCTTGATGGAATACCTGTTATTGTTCATACATTGAAAGTTTTTGAATATGATCCACAATGTACAGGCATTCTCTTAGTTGTAAATCCGAACGAAAGAGATATTTTTGCCGCCATGGCTGATCAATACGAAATCAGTAAGATTAAAGGTTTGATCAGCGGGGGCAGTGAGAGGCAGCACAGCGTGTATAATGGTCTCAAGGCAGCATCTTCCGAGATTGTTCTTGTCCATGACGGAGCACGTCCATTCATCAAGAAAAACATGATGACAAAACTAGTTAAAGCAGCAAGTGAAGATGGAGCTGCAACGGTTGCAGTCCCTGTAAAGGACACCATTAAACGTGTTCTAAACAGCGAAGTGATTGAAACAGTTGAACGTTCTAGCTTGTGGGCCGTACAGACCCCACAAGCTTTTCGTCTTTCAGATATCCTCACTGCCCACGAGGAAGCGCTGCAGTCTGGGTTCTTAGGAACCGATGACGCGAGTTTGATTGAAAGAAGCGGAAGGAAAGTTCAAGTGATCGAGGGCGACTATACAAATATAAAACTAACGACACCAGATGATCTGCTGCTTGCAAAAGCCATCTTAGAAAGTGAAAGAGGGGAAACGTAA
- the ispF gene encoding 2-C-methyl-D-erythritol 2,4-cyclodiphosphate synthase — protein sequence MLRIGQGFDVHQLVEGRPLILGGIEIPYEKGLLGHSDADVLLHTVADACLGAIAAGDIGKHFPDTDPEFKDADSAKLLQHVWQLVKEKGYTLGNIDCTIIAQKPKMAPYIDQMRERIAELLEADVNQVNVKATTTEQLGFTGRGEGIASQATVLIQKK from the coding sequence ATGTTGAGAATTGGACAGGGATTTGATGTGCACCAGCTCGTAGAAGGCCGCCCGCTCATCCTCGGAGGAATCGAGATTCCGTATGAAAAAGGACTGCTGGGCCATTCGGATGCGGATGTTTTGCTTCACACAGTAGCTGATGCATGCCTTGGTGCTATTGCTGCCGGTGATATCGGCAAGCATTTTCCGGATACCGATCCTGAATTTAAAGATGCAGATTCCGCAAAATTGCTGCAGCATGTTTGGCAGCTCGTAAAAGAAAAAGGATATACGCTTGGAAATATTGATTGTACTATCATTGCTCAGAAGCCTAAGATGGCTCCATATATTGATCAAATGAGAGAAAGAATTGCTGAGTTGCTTGAGGCTGATGTCAATCAAGTGAATGTAAAAGCAACAACGACTGAACAGCTTGGTTTTACGGGCAGAGGAGAAGGAATAGCTTCACAGGCAACGGTTCTCATTCAGAAAAAATAA
- the gltX gene encoding glutamate--tRNA ligase, which produces MTNEVRVRYAPSPTGHLHIGNARTALFNYLYARNTGGKFIIRIEDTDKKRNIEGGEESQLKYLKWLGIDWDESIDTDGEYGPYRQSERNDLYKKYYDELLSAEKAYKCYCTEEELEQEREEQSARGETPQYSGKCAHLTPEEQQKLEDEGRKPSIRFRVPKGEVITFNDIVKDEISFETDGIGDYVIVKKDGTPTYNFAVAVDDYLMKMTHVLRGEDHISNTPKQIMIFNALGWEAPIFGHMTLIVNENRKKLSKRDESIIQFIEQYKELGYLPQALFNFIGMLGWSPGGEEEIFSKEQFIEIFDPSRLSKSPAVFDTQKLMWLNNQYVKQLELDQLVELSLPHLIKAGKVSEAASAEELGWAQKLIGLHQDKMSYGAEIVELTELFFKEEITYNREARNVLEEEQVPEVLTAFAEEIEKLESFTADQIKAATKAVQKSTGHKGKNLFMPIRVATTGQTHGPDLPQAIELLGKETILTRLKSANS; this is translated from the coding sequence ATGACAAATGAAGTAAGAGTGCGATACGCTCCAAGTCCGACTGGACATTTACATATCGGGAATGCCCGAACAGCCCTTTTTAATTATTTATATGCGAGAAATACAGGCGGCAAGTTTATTATCCGAATTGAAGACACGGATAAGAAGAGAAATATTGAAGGCGGTGAAGAAAGCCAGCTTAAATATTTGAAATGGCTCGGCATTGACTGGGATGAAAGCATCGATACAGACGGTGAATACGGTCCATACAGACAGTCAGAGCGCAATGATCTTTATAAAAAATATTACGATGAACTTCTTTCTGCCGAAAAGGCGTATAAATGCTATTGTACAGAAGAAGAGCTTGAGCAGGAGCGGGAAGAGCAAAGTGCCCGCGGCGAAACTCCTCAATATTCTGGAAAATGCGCACATTTAACACCAGAAGAGCAGCAAAAGCTTGAGGATGAAGGAAGAAAACCAAGCATTCGTTTCCGAGTTCCAAAGGGAGAGGTCATTACATTTAACGATATCGTGAAAGATGAAATCTCATTCGAAACTGATGGAATCGGCGACTATGTCATTGTAAAAAAAGACGGAACGCCAACTTATAACTTCGCTGTAGCAGTAGATGATTATTTAATGAAAATGACGCATGTTCTTCGCGGGGAAGACCACATTTCAAATACCCCGAAGCAAATTATGATTTTCAATGCATTAGGCTGGGAAGCACCTATATTCGGCCACATGACACTGATCGTCAATGAAAACCGCAAAAAATTAAGCAAACGCGATGAATCAATTATTCAATTTATTGAACAATATAAAGAACTGGGCTATTTACCGCAGGCGCTCTTTAACTTTATCGGCATGCTAGGATGGTCTCCGGGCGGCGAGGAAGAAATCTTCAGCAAAGAGCAGTTCATCGAAATATTCGATCCGAGTCGACTATCGAAATCACCGGCTGTTTTTGATACACAGAAGTTAATGTGGCTGAACAATCAATATGTCAAACAGCTAGAATTAGATCAGCTGGTTGAGCTGTCTCTTCCTCATTTGATCAAAGCTGGAAAAGTATCAGAAGCTGCTTCAGCAGAAGAACTGGGCTGGGCGCAGAAATTAATCGGCCTTCATCAGGACAAAATGAGTTACGGTGCAGAAATTGTTGAGCTGACTGAGCTTTTCTTTAAAGAAGAAATTACTTATAATCGCGAAGCGCGAAATGTTCTAGAAGAGGAACAGGTTCCAGAGGTGCTTACAGCATTTGCAGAGGAAATTGAGAAACTTGAGTCCTTTACGGCTGATCAAATTAAAGCTGCTACGAAAGCTGTTCAGAAGTCTACCGGACATAAAGGAAAGAATCTGTTTATGCCAATCCGTGTTGCAACAACTGGACAAACTCATGGTCCCGATTTGCCTCAGGCAATCGAGCTGCTCGGAAAAGAAACAATTTTAACCCGATTAAAAAGTGCGAACAGTTAA
- the cysE gene encoding serine O-acetyltransferase — translation MFKMLKEDIEVVFEQDPAARSYLEVILTYSGLHAIWAHRLAHAFFRRNLFFIARVISQVSRFFTGIEIHPGAKIGRRFFIDHGMGVVIGETCEIGNNVTVFQGVTLGGTGKEKGKRHPTILDNALIATGAKVLGSITVGAYSKIGAGSVVLRDVPDHSTVVGIPGKVVIQNGKRIKNDLDHCNLPDPVADRFKELEAEMLHLRQELAHLKEGKSQDDHQVIQYANQTKGNI, via the coding sequence ATGTTCAAAATGCTGAAAGAAGATATCGAGGTTGTTTTCGAACAGGATCCGGCTGCAAGGTCTTATTTAGAAGTCATTCTTACTTATTCCGGGCTTCATGCAATTTGGGCGCACCGGCTGGCACATGCTTTTTTTAGACGGAATCTGTTCTTCATTGCAAGAGTCATTTCTCAAGTGAGCCGCTTTTTTACAGGAATCGAAATCCATCCAGGCGCGAAAATCGGGAGGCGCTTTTTTATAGACCACGGTATGGGTGTTGTGATTGGTGAAACGTGTGAAATCGGTAATAACGTAACAGTCTTCCAAGGGGTAACTTTAGGCGGAACCGGGAAAGAAAAAGGAAAGAGGCATCCGACCATTCTGGATAACGCTTTGATTGCTACAGGTGCGAAAGTACTGGGATCCATTACAGTCGGTGCTTATTCTAAGATTGGTGCGGGTTCGGTTGTGCTCCGTGATGTGCCTGATCATTCCACTGTTGTAGGAATACCAGGCAAGGTCGTGATACAAAATGGGAAGAGAATCAAAAATGATCTTGATCACTGCAATCTTCCTGATCCAGTCGCAGACAGGTTCAAAGAACTGGAAGCAGAAATGCTGCATTTGAGACAAGAACTTGCACATTTGAAAGAAGGGAAGAGTCAAGATGACCATCAAGTTATACAATACGCTAACCAGACAAAAGGAAACATTTAA
- the cysS gene encoding cysteine--tRNA ligase: MTIKLYNTLTRQKETFKPLEEGKVKMYVCGPTVYNYIHIGNARPAIVYDTVRKYLEYRGYDVTYVSNFTDVDDKLIKAANELGEDVQTIADRFIEAYFEDVTALGCDRATAHPRVTESMDIIIDFISALIEKGFAYEADGDVYYRTRVFKDYGKLSHQSIDELRVGARIDAGEKKQDSLDFALWKAAKEGEISWESPWGEGRPGWHIECSAMVHDHFGDTIDIHAGGQDLTFPHHENEIAQSEALTEKPFANYWLHNGYININNEKMSKSLGNFVLVHDILKEHDAQVLRLFMLSVHYRHPINYSVDLLESTKNALDRLRTSYENLLHRAQSSTDLTDDNEKWLNIISEQRAVFVEAMDDDFNTANAISVMFELSKQANYYLQEKNTSKEVIAAFTDAFDELGAVLGLQFGNKELLDAEIEELIEKRIQARKDRNFQLSDEIRDQLKGMNIILEDTPQGTRWKRG; the protein is encoded by the coding sequence ATGACCATCAAGTTATACAATACGCTAACCAGACAAAAGGAAACATTTAAGCCGCTTGAAGAGGGAAAGGTCAAAATGTATGTGTGCGGACCGACCGTTTATAACTATATCCATATAGGAAATGCCCGTCCTGCCATAGTCTATGATACTGTCCGGAAATATTTGGAGTATAGAGGATACGATGTCACTTATGTATCAAACTTTACAGATGTAGATGATAAGCTGATAAAGGCTGCAAATGAGCTTGGAGAAGATGTTCAGACAATTGCGGACCGTTTTATTGAAGCCTATTTTGAAGATGTCACGGCTCTTGGCTGCGACCGTGCAACAGCTCATCCGCGTGTGACTGAAAGCATGGATATTATTATCGACTTTATTTCAGCTTTAATTGAAAAAGGGTTTGCTTATGAAGCAGATGGGGATGTGTATTATAGAACAAGAGTTTTTAAAGATTACGGAAAGCTCTCTCATCAGTCCATTGATGAACTACGAGTTGGTGCCAGAATCGATGCAGGAGAGAAGAAGCAGGATTCACTTGATTTCGCGCTTTGGAAAGCGGCAAAAGAGGGCGAGATTTCTTGGGAAAGTCCATGGGGAGAAGGAAGACCCGGCTGGCATATTGAGTGCTCCGCTATGGTCCATGATCATTTCGGAGATACAATTGATATCCATGCAGGGGGACAGGACTTAACATTCCCTCACCATGAGAATGAAATTGCACAATCTGAAGCCCTGACAGAAAAACCGTTTGCTAACTACTGGCTGCATAATGGGTATATTAATATTAACAACGAAAAAATGTCGAAGTCTCTAGGCAACTTTGTATTGGTTCATGACATCCTGAAAGAACATGATGCCCAGGTTCTTAGATTGTTCATGCTGTCCGTTCACTACCGTCATCCGATTAATTATTCCGTTGATTTGCTTGAGAGCACTAAAAATGCATTAGACCGCCTTCGTACATCTTACGAAAATCTGCTGCACCGTGCACAAAGCAGCACTGACTTAACCGATGATAATGAAAAGTGGCTGAACATTATCTCTGAACAGCGCGCGGTTTTTGTAGAAGCTATGGATGATGATTTCAACACAGCCAACGCCATTTCAGTTATGTTTGAATTGTCAAAGCAAGCCAACTACTATTTGCAGGAAAAGAATACTTCAAAAGAAGTAATTGCTGCTTTCACTGATGCATTTGATGAGCTTGGAGCTGTACTTGGCCTTCAGTTTGGAAATAAAGAACTTTTGGATGCGGAAATTGAAGAATTGATTGAAAAGCGCATTCAAGCCAGAAAAGACCGTAACTTCCAGCTGTCAGATGAAATCCGGGATCAGCTGAAGGGTATGAACATCATTTTAGAAGATACGCCTCAAGGCACGAGATGGAAAAGAGGGTAA